The Theileria annulata chromosome 3, complete sequence, *** SEQUENCING IN PROGRESS *** genome has a segment encoding these proteins:
- a CDS encoding casein kinase, putative (note;~Tap-24g11.q1c.cand.121 - score = 9.09): protein MLGRSLEIRVGGKYRLGRKIGSGSFGDIFIGTHITTGEDVAIKLESHRSRHPQLLYESKLYKLLAGGVGIPNIHWYGIEGEYNILIMDLLGPSLEDLFTICNRKLSLKTVLMLADQMLNRIEYCHSKNFIHRDIKPDNFLIGRGKKMSIVYIIDFGLAKKYRDSKTAQHICYREGKNLTGTARYASINTHLGIEQSRRDDMEALGYVLLYFMRGSLPWQGLKATSKKDKYDKISEKKIAIPVDLLCKQLPFEFVTFINYARSLRFEDRPDYSYLRRILKDLFFRQGYQYDFIFDWTFLHTAQLMHTMMTEDMDRFERITKEREHEDTNPRLVLKNKQ, encoded by the coding sequence ATGCTTGGTAGATCATTGGAGATTCGTGTTGGTGGGAAATATCGTTTAGGTCGTAAGATAGGAAGTGGTTCATTTGGTGATATATTTATCGGAACACATATAACGACAGGTGAAGATGTAGCGATAAAATTGGAATCACATCGTTCACGTCATCcacaattattatatgagtcgaaattatataaattattggCAGGAGGTGTAGGAATACCAAATATACATTGGTATGGTATAGAAGgagaatataatatattaataatggaCCTATTGGGTCCATCATTAGAAGATTTGTTTACAATATGTAACCGTAAATTGAGTTTAAAAACGGTATTAATGTTAGCTGATCAAATGTTGAATCGGATAGAATATTGTCATTCAAAGAACTTTATACATCGTGACATAAAGCCGGACAATTTCTTAATTGGCCGTGGTAAGAAAATGtcaatagtatatataattgattttgGATTAGCAAAGAAATATCGTGACTCTAAGACAGCACAGCATATATGTTACCGTGAGGGTAAAAATCTTACAGGAACAGCACGTTATGCTAGTATTAATACACATTTGGGTATAGAACAGAGTCGTAGAGATGATATGGAAGCGCTAGGttatgtattattatactttatGCGTGGTAGTTTACCTTGGCAAGGGTTAAAAGCTACTAGTAAAAAGGATAAATATGACAAAATCAGCGAGAAAAAAATCGCAATTCCAGTCGACTTGTTATGTAAACAATTACCATTTGAATTTGttacttttattaattatgcTCGATCATTAAGATTTGAAGATCGACCTGATTATTCCTATCTCAGACGTATTCTTAAAGATTTATTCTTTCGACAAGGTTATCaatatgattttattttcgATTGGACCTTTCTACATACTGCACAACTCATGCATACCATGATGACTGAAGATATGGACCGATTTGAACGAATCACCAAAGAACGAGAACATGAAGATACTAATCCCAGACTcgttttaaaaaataaacaataa
- a CDS encoding SfiI-subtelomeric fragment related protein family member, putative (note;~Tap-24g11.q1c.C.cand.121 - score = 31.87;~RNA-binding protein, putative), translating to MNYYKRLYKINSSILHNPLIYNIKGNLINWMYNKPYNRLDVITIYGRNTIELNNIPMGYTPEYIQERLRRYFSKFGIVTFVRCLTHELDPYQCNGIGYVSFRTKKSSLEASKTNLILPFTLHNKIISIQHLYYNTHNDINYYFKQLHFNKQILLIIQQIYYNIFNNGIDNGIFQNQDYRDGNFKNGNFGGVNSNGIIGKGNFKNGISNGIINGNVNVNFDNGIFEKCFYTNKFIKAGSSIFNIFGSWDNFFNQYPINCLFKIIDGKVTLLLCSEERLKRILKSIEIILSKKLDESISINWRLGKLELPEQAKKEANELYHLEPLPEQLQLFSRSHTMYRLHDERYLFKFSLKQKRNQQRKLFRQNKIK from the exons atgaattattataaaagattatataaaataaattcatcaatattacataatccattaatttataatataaaaggaaatttaataaattggatGTATAATAAACCATATAATAG ATTAGATGTTATAACAATTTATGGAAGAAATActatagaattaaataatataccaATGGGTTATACACCAGAATATATACAAGAAAGATTAAGAAGatatttttctaaatttgGTATAGTTACATTTGTACGTTGTTTAACACATGAACTTGATCCATATCAATGTAATGGTATTGGATATGTATCATTTAGAACTAAAAAATCATCATTAGAAGCTTCgaaaacaaatttaatcttACCATTCACACTtcataataaaatcatttctattcaacatttatattataatacacataatgatattaattattattttaaacaattacattttaataaacaaattttattaattatacaacaaatatattataatatttttaataatggaATTGATAATGGAATCTTTCAAAATCAAGACTATAGAGatggtaattttaaaaatggtaATTTTGGAGGTGTAAATTCTAATGGAATCATTGGTAAgggaaattttaaaaatggtaTTTCTAATGGAATCATTAATGGAAATGTTAATgtaaattttgataatggaatatttgaaaaatgtttttatacaaataaatttattaaagcTGGATCAtctatttttaatatatttggtTCATGggataatttttttaatcaatatccaattaattgtttatttaaaattatag atgGTAAAgtaacattattattatgttCTGAAGAGAGATTAAAGAGAATATTAAAGAgtattgaaataatattgagTAAGAAATTGGATGAAAGTATTTCAATAAATTGGAGATTAGGGAAATTAGAATTACCAGAACAAGCTAAAAAAGAAGctaatgaattatatcatTTGGAACCATTACCAGAACAATTACAATTATTCTCTAGAAGTCATACAATGTATAGATTACATGATGAAagatatttattcaaattctctttaaaacaaaaaagAAATCAACaaagaaaattattcagacaaaataaaataaaataa
- a CDS encoding uncharacterized protein (note;~Tap-24g11.q1c.C.cand.121 - score = 31.87): MPIKGMGDELKGTEGINEESGASDTDTSTVGPNTVTEHTGKGANDTFDTMGNGANDTFTTTGNGANDTFTTTGKGANFTAMECTMGKGANFTAMECTPGKGANSTAMECTPGKGANSMGMECTTGKGANSTAMECTMGKGANFTAIECTPGKGTPFGDKVAPFGAGTKDITGRGTDTVTEEMEKYVSILIMCRLTGNI; this comes from the coding sequence ATGCCTATTAAGGGAATGGGTGATGAACTTAAAGGTACTGAAGGGATAAATGAGGAGTCTGGAGCTAGTGATACTGATACTAGTACAGTAGGTCCtaacaccgtaacggagcatactggaaagggagctaatgaCACTTTTGATACTATGGGAAATGGAGCTAATGACACTTTTACAACTACCGGAAATGGAGCTAATGACACTTTTACAACTaccggaaagggagctaattttacagctatggagtgtaccatgggaaagggagctaattttacagctatggagtgtactcctggaaagggagctaattctacagctatggagtgtacccctggaaagggagctaattctatgggtatggagtgtactaccggaaagggagctaattctacagccatggagtgtactatgggaaagggagctaattttacagctataGAGTGTACTCCAGGAAAGGGAACCCCTTTCGGGGATAAGGTAGCCCCTTTCGGGGctggtactaaggatattacTGGCCGTGGTActgacaccgtaacggaagaaatggaaaaatatgtgagtatattaataatgtgtaGATTAACAggtaatatataa
- a CDS encoding uncharacterized protein (note;~Tap-24g11.q1c.cand.122 - score = 18.02;~Signal peptide predicted for TA03910 by SignalP 2.0 HMM (Signal peptide probability 0.726, signal anchor probability 0.000) with cleavage site probability 0.649 between residues 15 and 16), whose translation MILIIIILIILRIFSYKLKFNNNLPFDNKFIKFDNKLLFDIKLSTDKDIKLSKDNIKLSIENNIKEDKDKLINSNKKKNILKNLGKSNINSILYNIQQYINNKIYSNDSITKCVNDSTTMGKRANDTFSTTMGKGANDTFSTPGKGANDTFDTTGKGANDTFNGTGKGANFTAMECTKDIKDIKESPFGAIGIGCRDTDTVTEKKTILYNNLKLINNKNNFKSEKILKTNDFIDGMLYRRLGETDMLISQLCIGTSMYDNPELIDPEHSIDIMETAFKRFGINFYDICEYDPYPYEPKSYKLHHKTIKEFIKRVGHNNIILSARISSNNLGKYKSSGRYLSWVRNDIHEPPNIKIIEKVVDNLLLNLNIDYLDILSFVYPYRYIPLSHLGEDTYCWSHEFTHTNTKSSSTISSPQSTNTTTQSTPGSTGSTESTPQSTPGSTGIQRYDMNNIPNCNECIVGLDNLDEQIEILNELYLKGKIKSVGLSNETVWGIYRMKTHPNRKFKLSCIQTLYNLLHRNELESNGIVEASLKENFNCPIIAYGTLAGGILTGKYLDPERINPLDEFPEDYGHLSYGPSNSRCNLFPQTYHTHRTVWCQHVTGEYMKLARTYGLTLSQLAHSYTFSRPFICSSIIGPRSIGQLYETISSLNYPVTKELEDDIHEIFLRYRAVTMGGPQFLTKIDEFEVPVSQNDIMKNGLLPIWSGGSHWSMDHIPSFDKLFYLHNKKDELIHIKRIFGLLDKPNDSNWANYRCWIERTNEHLPGEYFALKESKLFCWDTMKIENITLINKTEEEIKSDDTSDFHFYWKSGKIYVGPTTEAIYNFYNDKEAQYNIIKQREESIKKAMNIKQFDEDMKIWSPIDVDLVYKRLMERHLINPLNVYELEELLYDFMIQGKELTNEEKNCEKFAYFNKQINYLNTSNQLHSLD comes from the exons atgatattaataataataatattaataatattaagaatattttcatataaattaaaatttaataataatttaccatttgacaataaatttataaaatttgataataaattactatttgatataaaattgtcTACAGATaaagatataaaattgtctaaggataatattaaattgtctatagaaaataatattaaagaggataaagataaattaattaattctaataagaaaaaaaatatattaaaaaatcttggaaaatcaaatattaattctatattatataatatacaacaatatattaataataaaatttattccAATGATTCTATTactaaatgtgtaaatgaTAGTACTACCATGGGAAAGAGAGCAAATGACACTTTTAGTACTACcatgggaaagggagctaatgaCACTTTTAGTACTCCCGGAAAGGGAGCAAATGACACTTTTGATACTACAGGAAAGGGAGCAAATGACACTTTTAATGGtacgggaaagggagctaattttacagccatggagtgtactaaggatattaagGATATTAAGGAATCCCCTTTCGGGGCTATTGGTATTGGTTGCCGTGACACAGACACCGTTACGGAGAaaaaaacaatattatataataatttaaaattaataaataataaaaataattttaaatctgaaaaaattttaaaaactaatgattttattgaTG GAATGTTATATAGAAGATTAGGTGAAACGGATATGTTAATAAGTCAATTATGTATTGGTACATCAATGTATGATAATCCTGAACTTATTGATCCTGAACATTCTATTGATATTATGGAAACAGCATTTAAACGTTTTGGAATCAATTTTTAt GATATATGTGAATATGATCCATATCCATATGAACCAAAAAGTTATAAATTACATcataaaacaataaaagaatttattaaacgTGTTGgacataataatattatcttATCAGCACGTATTtcatctaataatttag gTAAATATAAATCTTCTGGACGTTATCTTTCATGGGTTCGTAATGATATACATGAACCACCAAAcat taaaataattgaaaaagttgttgataatttattattaaatttaaatattgattatttggatatattatcatttgTATATCCATATCGTTATATACCATTATCACATTTGGGTGAAGATACTTATTGTTGGTCACATGAATTTACTCATACCAATACCAAATCTAGTTCTACAATATCATCTCCTCAATCcactaatactactactcAATCTACTCCTGGATCCACGGGATCCACAGAATCTACTCCTCAATCTACTCCGGGATCTACTGGAATACAACGGTATgatatgaataatatacCGAATTGTAATGAATGTATTGTTGGATTGGATAATTTGGATGAGCAAATAGAAATATTGaatgaattatatttaaaggGTAAAATAAAAAGTGTTGGACTTTCTAATGAAACTGTTTGGGGTATTTATCGTATGAAAACACATCCTAATCgtaaattcaaattatctTGTATACAAACTTTATATAATCTTTTACATCGTAATGAACTTGAATCTAATG GAATAGTAGAAGCAAgtttaaaagaaaattttaattgtcCTATAATAGCATATGGTACATTAGCTGGTGGTATATTAACTGGTAAATATCTCGATCCAGAACG TATAAATCCACTTG ATGAGTTTCCTGAAGATTATGGACACTTAAGTTATGGTCCATCCAATTCAAGatgtaatttatttccacAAACTTATCATACACATCG AACAGTTTGGTGTCAACATGTAACAGGAGAATATATGAAATTAGCAAGAACATATGGATTAACATTATCACAATTAGCACATTCATATACTTTCTCAAGACCATTT atATGTAGTAGTATAATTGGACCACGTAGTATTGGTCAATTATATGAAACAATATCATCATTGAATTATCCCGTGACTAAAGAACTTGAAGATGATATTCATGAGATATTTTTACGATATCGTGCTGTGACAATGGGCGGACCacaatttttaacaaaaattgATGAGTTTGAAGTTCCAGTTTCACAAAATGatattatgaaaaatgGTTTATTACCAATTTGGAGTGGTGGTTCACATTGGTCAATGGATCACATACCTTCCTTTGACAAATTATTCTATCTTCATAATAAAAAAGATGAATTAATACATATTAAACGGATTTTTGGTCTTTTAGATAAACCAAATGATTCTAATTGGGCTAATTATCGTTGTTGGATTGAACGTACTAATGAACATTTACCAG GAGAATATTTTGCATTAAAAGaaagtaaattattttgttgGGATACAATgaaaatagaaaatataacattaataaataagacagaagaagaaattaaatctGATGATACATCAGATTTTCATTTCTATTGGAAATCAGGAAAA atatATGTTGGACCAACAACTGAAGctatttataatttttataatgataaagaagcacaatataatattattaaaca ACGTGAAGAAAGTATTAAAAAAGCAATgaatattaaacaattc GATGAAGATATGAAGATATGGTCACCAATAGATG